The Micromonospora violae DNA segment CAGCACGATGGCCATCAGCCACAGCGACGGCAGCCCACCCTCGGCGAGCATCATCGCCGGGACGGTGGTGACCAGCAGCAACTCGACGATCCGCGGTTTGGTGAGGGCCACGTACGCCGAGAGGACCGCGCGTACGTCCCGCCGGGCCACCGGGCCCTCGGCCGCCCGCGCCGGGTGTGGCCCGGCCGGGTTGCTCGCGGGGCGCTCGGTGATCATGCTCACGGATTGCCACCTTCCGGCATCGGGCACGGGGAGATCGGATCGGCCGGGACCGCGACGGGTCCGCATACCGACCCACACACTACGCGTCGTCGTTTTGGCTGCCCGGCCGACCCGACAACGGTGCGGGGCGTCACACCACCGGGTTGAACCGAGCATCCGGATGGTCACGTAGCGCACACCATGCGCAGATCCCTGGGCGCACGTTTAGGGACGCTCGATAAGGTCATCGGTGAGGGTTCCGCCCATCTGCCGAGGAGCACAACCATCGTGGCTGTTAAACGACCCGAGCACTCCGCACTGAACTGGTCCGACCTCGATCGCCGGGCCGTCGACACCGTCCGCGTGCTGGCCATGGACGCCGTAGAGAAATCCGGCAACGGTCACCCGGGCACCGCCATGAGCCTCGCGCCCGCGGCGTACCTCCTCTTCAACCGCGTCATGCGGCACAACCCGGCCGATCCGAACTGGCCCGGTCGTGACCGGTTCGTCCTCTCCGCCGGGCACTCCAGCCTGACGCTCTACATCCAGCTGTTCCTGTCCGGTTACCCGCTGAGCCTGGACGACCTGAAGTCGCTGCGGCAGTGGGGCTCGCAGACGCCGGGGCACCCCGAGCACGGGCACACGCCGGGCGTGGAGACCACCACCGGCCCGCTCGGGCAGGGCCTGGGCAACGCGGTCGGCATGGCCATGGCGGCCCGTCGCGAGCGCGGCCTGTTCGACCCCGAGGCCGAGCTCGGCGCGTCCGTCTTCGACCACGACATCTGGTGCATCGTCTCCGACGGTGACATCGAAGAGGGCATCAGCCACGAGGCCAGCGCCCTCGCCGGGCACCAGCAGCTGGGCAACCTCACGGTGATCTACGACGACAACGAGATCTCCATCGAGGACGACACCCGGATCGCCAAGAGCGAGGACGTGGCGGCCCGCTACGAGGCGTACGGCTGGCACGTGCAGACCGTCGACTGGCGCAGCGGCGACGCCGACCAGGGCGACTACCACGAGGACGCCGAGGCGCTGCACGCGGCGCTGCTGGCCGCCAAGGCGGAGACCGGCCGCCCCTCCTTCATCGCGCTGCGCACCATCATCGGCTGGCCCGCGCCCAACAAGCAGAACACCGGCAAGATCCACGGCTCGGCGCTCGGCGCCGACGAGGTGAAGGCCACCAAGCGGATCCTCGACTTCGACCCGGAGCAGACCTTCCAGGTCGACGAGGACGTGCTCAGCCACGCCCGCACTGTGATGAGTCGCGGCTCCGACGCCCAGCAGGCGTGGACCACCTCGTTCGACGCCTGGAAGAAGGCCAACCCGGAGCGCGCCGCGCTCTACGAGCGGCTGGCTGGTCGCGTACTCCCCGACGGCTGGACCGACGCGTTGCCGGTCTTCCCCGCGGACGCCAAGGGTGTGGCCACCCGGGCCGCGTCCGGCAAGGTGCTGGAGGCGCTCGCGCCGGTGCTCCCGGAGCTGTGGGGCGGCTCGGCCGACCTGGCCGAGAGCAACAACACCACCATGAAGGGCGAGCCGTCGTTCATCCCGGCCACCCACGCCACCAAGGACTTCCCCGGTCACGAGTACGGCCGCACGCTGCACTTCGGCATCCGTGAGCACGCCATGGGCGCGATTCTCAACGGCATCGCCCTGCACGGTGGCACCCGCCCGTACGGCGGCACGTTCCTGGTCTTCAGCGACTACATGCGTCCGTCGGTGCGACTGGCCGCGCTGATGAAGCTGCCGGTGACCTACGTCTGGACGCACGACTCGATCGGCCTCGGCGAGGACGGCCCGACCCACCAGCCGGTGGAGCACCTGACCGCGCTGCGCGCCATCCCGGGCCTGGACGTGGTCCGCCCGGCGGACGCCAACGAGACCGCCTGGGCCTGGCGGCAGGCGCTGGAGCACACCGACCGGCCGACCGCGCTGGCGCTGAGCCGTCAGCCGCTGCCGACCCTGGACCGCGACGTGCTGGGCAGCGCGGACGGCGTCGCCAAGGGCGGCTACGTGCTGGCCGAGGCGTCCAACGGCAAGCCTCAGGTGATCATCATCGGGACGGGCTCCGAGGTGCAGCTCTGCCTGACCGCCCGGGAGCGGCTGGAGGCCGACGGCACCCCGACCCGGGTCGTCTCGATGCCCTGCCAGGAGTGGTTCCACGAGCAGGACGAGGCGTACCGGGAGTCGGTGCTCCCGCGCGGGGTAAAGGCACGGGTGAGCGTGGAAGCGGGCATCGCGATGTCCTGGCGCGGCATCGTCGGTGACCTCGGCGAGAGCGTGAGCCTGGAGCACTACGGCGCGAGCGCCCCGCACACCGTGCTCTTCGAGCAGTTCGGGTTCACCCCCGACCGGATCGTGGCGGCAGCACACGCCTCGCTGGCCCGGGTGGGCGACATCACCGGTTTCACGACCGGCAACTGAGGGAGCGTGGATGGCATGACGGACAAGTTGAATGAGCTCACCGCCGCGGGTGTGGCGGTCTGGCTCGACGATCTTTCCCGGGTGCGGTTGAGCTCCGGCGGGCTGGACCAGCTGCGCCGCGAGAAGCACGTGGCCGGCGTCACCACCAACCCGACGATCTTCGCGAAGGCGCTGAGCGACGCCGACGAGTACAACTGGCAGCTGCGCGACCTCGCCACCCGTGGCGTGGACGTGGAAGAGGCCGTGCGGATGCTCACCACGTACGACGTACGGTGGGCCTGCGACGTGATGCGCCCGTCGTACGACGGCAGCGCCGGTGTCGACGGCCGGGTCTCCATCGAGGTGGACCCGCGCAGCGCGCACGACGCGGACAAGACGGTCGCCGAGGCCAAGGCGCTGTGGTGGCTCGTCGACCGGCCCAATCTCTTCATCAAGATCCCGGCCACCGAGGCCGGTCTGTCGGCGATCACCGACACCCTGGCCGAGGGGATCAGCGTCAACGTCACGCTGATCTTCGGTCTGGACCGCTACTCGGCGGTCATGGAGGCGTTCCTCGCCGGTCTGGAACAGGCCAAGGCCAACGGCCACGACCTGTCGACGATCGGGTCGGTCGCGTCGTTCTTCGTCTCCCGGGTCGACTCCGAGGTCGACAAGAGGCTCGAAAAGGTCGGCTCCGACCAGGCCAAGGCCCTGAAGGGGCGCGCCGCCGTCGCCAACGCGCAGCTGGCGTACGAGCGCTACACCGAGGTCTTCTCCTCGGACCGCTGGAAGGCGCTCGCCGCCGCTGGCGCGCACCCGCAGCGGCCGCTGTGGGCGTCCACCTCGACGAAGAACCCGGACTACCGGGACGTCATCTACGTCGAGCAGCTGATCGCGCCCGGCACGGTCAACACGATGCCGGAGTCGGTCATCCACGCGTACGCCGATCACGGTGAGACCCTCCCCGACACCGTCACCGGCGCCTACGACGCGGCCCGCAAGGTCTTCGCGG contains these protein-coding regions:
- the tal gene encoding transaldolase, which produces MTDKLNELTAAGVAVWLDDLSRVRLSSGGLDQLRREKHVAGVTTNPTIFAKALSDADEYNWQLRDLATRGVDVEEAVRMLTTYDVRWACDVMRPSYDGSAGVDGRVSIEVDPRSAHDADKTVAEAKALWWLVDRPNLFIKIPATEAGLSAITDTLAEGISVNVTLIFGLDRYSAVMEAFLAGLEQAKANGHDLSTIGSVASFFVSRVDSEVDKRLEKVGSDQAKALKGRAAVANAQLAYERYTEVFSSDRWKALAAAGAHPQRPLWASTSTKNPDYRDVIYVEQLIAPGTVNTMPESVIHAYADHGETLPDTVTGAYDAARKVFADLESAGVDMADVIATLEREGVEKFEASWQELLDGVSKSLDAAGKGKGAPNKAAKGSAKAAEKAGGA
- the tkt gene encoding transketolase, with amino-acid sequence MAVKRPEHSALNWSDLDRRAVDTVRVLAMDAVEKSGNGHPGTAMSLAPAAYLLFNRVMRHNPADPNWPGRDRFVLSAGHSSLTLYIQLFLSGYPLSLDDLKSLRQWGSQTPGHPEHGHTPGVETTTGPLGQGLGNAVGMAMAARRERGLFDPEAELGASVFDHDIWCIVSDGDIEEGISHEASALAGHQQLGNLTVIYDDNEISIEDDTRIAKSEDVAARYEAYGWHVQTVDWRSGDADQGDYHEDAEALHAALLAAKAETGRPSFIALRTIIGWPAPNKQNTGKIHGSALGADEVKATKRILDFDPEQTFQVDEDVLSHARTVMSRGSDAQQAWTTSFDAWKKANPERAALYERLAGRVLPDGWTDALPVFPADAKGVATRAASGKVLEALAPVLPELWGGSADLAESNNTTMKGEPSFIPATHATKDFPGHEYGRTLHFGIREHAMGAILNGIALHGGTRPYGGTFLVFSDYMRPSVRLAALMKLPVTYVWTHDSIGLGEDGPTHQPVEHLTALRAIPGLDVVRPADANETAWAWRQALEHTDRPTALALSRQPLPTLDRDVLGSADGVAKGGYVLAEASNGKPQVIIIGTGSEVQLCLTARERLEADGTPTRVVSMPCQEWFHEQDEAYRESVLPRGVKARVSVEAGIAMSWRGIVGDLGESVSLEHYGASAPHTVLFEQFGFTPDRIVAAAHASLARVGDITGFTTGN